One Bacteroidota bacterium genomic window carries:
- a CDS encoding LexA family transcriptional regulator, which translates to MYFSQNIKFLRKRKGYTQDQLAQSLEMKRPTLSGYENEVSQPTVQALLIFSKFYKIAIDTLLNINLAKLSELQLRQLENGEDVYIRGGTLRVLATTINNENDENIELVNEKAKAGYATGFADPEFISQLPVFQLPFLSKQKKYRTFQLSGDSMLPIPEGAWVTGEYVQDWSQIVSGQGYVVFTLDDGIVFKVVENLIAKGGIFRLFSLNPLYEPYELHVSEVKEVWKFVHYISNELPEPVLPQTELLRTVASLKNDMYRIKDEFLKNAPPASDAAKNEA; encoded by the coding sequence ATGTATTTTAGTCAGAACATTAAGTTTTTGCGCAAGCGCAAGGGATACACCCAGGATCAGCTGGCGCAAAGCCTCGAGATGAAACGCCCCACCCTGAGCGGTTACGAAAATGAAGTAAGCCAACCTACCGTGCAGGCGTTACTCATTTTTTCGAAGTTTTATAAAATTGCCATCGACACTTTGCTCAACATTAACCTGGCTAAGCTTTCGGAGTTGCAACTGCGCCAGCTCGAGAATGGCGAAGATGTGTACATTCGCGGTGGTACACTTCGTGTGCTGGCTACCACCATCAACAACGAAAACGACGAAAACATCGAACTGGTGAACGAAAAGGCCAAAGCAGGCTATGCCACCGGTTTTGCCGATCCGGAGTTTATCAGCCAGTTGCCTGTGTTCCAGCTCCCATTTTTGTCGAAACAAAAGAAATACCGCACCTTTCAGCTGAGTGGCGATTCGATGCTGCCCATACCCGAAGGCGCCTGGGTTACCGGCGAATACGTGCAGGACTGGAGCCAGATTGTATCGGGGCAAGGTTATGTAGTATTTACCCTCGACGACGGCATTGTATTTAAGGTAGTGGAGAACTTAATTGCGAAAGGCGGCATTTTCAGGTTGTTTTCGCTCAACCCGCTTTACGAACCCTACGAACTGCATGTGTCGGAAGTAAAAGAAGTGTGGAAATTTGTGCATTACATCAGCAACGAATTGCCCGAACCGGTGCTGCCACAGACCGAACTGCTGCGTACAGTAGCCAGTTTAAAGAATGATATGTACCGTATCAAAGACGAATTTTTAAAAAATGCTCCTCCCGCTTCCGATGCGGCAAAAAATGAAGCATAA
- a CDS encoding UPF0175 family protein, which produces MNTHTISIDFPSDILLALNENETELKRDIKISLAIRLYRLEKLTIGKAAQLSGLSRFDFETLLSENEISISNLSVDDVLGDALKLK; this is translated from the coding sequence ATGAATACCCATACAATATCAATCGATTTTCCTTCTGATATTCTTTTAGCTCTGAATGAAAATGAAACCGAACTTAAAAGGGATATTAAAATTTCACTGGCAATTCGATTATATCGACTCGAGAAGTTAACAATTGGAAAAGCCGCACAACTATCTGGATTATCGAGGTTTGATTTTGAGACCTTGCTTTCTGAGAATGAAATTTCCATTTCGAATTTATCTGTTGATGATGTATTAGGTGATGCTTTGAAGCTTAAATAG
- a CDS encoding DUF3368 domain-containing protein, protein MNGIVIADTGPIFSLAIIDKLNLLDSIFNEVFIPKAVWDEISADETKLFYDRVIDYFKNKVQPIKGFNDLTFIMDSGESESVILYKELAADYLLIDDKKARSIAENIGVRCIGTIGLLSFAKDKGFIDALKPIFEDFIKHKRYYSTDLLNAILLKTNEEFLRLQ, encoded by the coding sequence ATGAATGGTATTGTTATAGCCGATACTGGCCCTATTTTTTCTTTAGCAATTATCGACAAACTCAATCTGCTTGATTCCATCTTTAATGAGGTTTTTATTCCCAAAGCAGTTTGGGATGAAATTTCAGCCGATGAAACCAAACTATTTTACGACAGAGTGATTGATTATTTTAAAAATAAAGTTCAACCCATCAAAGGATTCAACGATTTAACTTTTATAATGGATTCTGGAGAGTCTGAATCCGTGATACTTTATAAAGAATTGGCAGCAGATTACTTATTGATTGATGATAAAAAAGCAAGAAGTATTGCTGAGAATATTGGTGTAAGGTGTATTGGAACGATTGGATTACTTTCGTTTGCAAAAGATAAAGGGTTTATTGATGCCTTAAAACCAATATTCGAAGATTTTATTAAGCATAAACGTTATTATTCAACAGACCTGCTAAATGCCATCTTGTTAAAAACTAATGAAGAATTTCTTC